In Bos mutus isolate GX-2022 chromosome 2, NWIPB_WYAK_1.1, whole genome shotgun sequence, one DNA window encodes the following:
- the ATP13A2 gene encoding LOW QUALITY PROTEIN: polyamine-transporting ATPase 13A2 (The sequence of the model RefSeq protein was modified relative to this genomic sequence to represent the inferred CDS: inserted 2 bases in 2 codons): MSADSSPLVGSTPAGYGTLTIETSTDPLSSSVSSVRLSGYCGSPWRAIGYHAVVWMLAGLPLLLFRWKPLWGVRLRLRPCTLAHAETLVIETRDREDSSWQLCTVQVQTEAIGADGLQPPPQMRAEDGRSRAAVGAEPEDAWKDTAQLHRPEERRRLRYYVFRGQRYVWMETQQAFRQVSLLDRSRTCDDLRRASAGLGLQDHTVRKAVYGPNVISVPVKSYPQLLVDEALNPYYGFQAFSIALWLADHYYWYALCILLVSAVSICLSVYRTRKQSQTLRDMVQLSVRVCVCRPEGEEWVDSSELVPGDCLVLPQEGGLMPCDAALVAGECVVNESSLTGESIPVLKTALPEGPVPYLPETHRRHTLFCGTLVLQARAFVGPHVLAVVTQTGFCTAKGGLVSSILHPRPLSFKFYKHSMKFVAALSVVALLGTVYSIIILLHNQVPLGEIVIRALDVVTVXVPPALPAAMTMCALYAQSRLESQGIFCVHPARINLAGKLRLVCFDKTGTLTEDGLDVMGVVPLKGQEFLPLVSEPRRLPMGPLLRALATCHTLSRLQDTPVGDPMDLKMVESTGWVLEEGPVTDSTFGTQVLAVMKPPLQEPHLQGMEPPAPVSILGRFPFLSALQRMSVVVAWPGAAQPEACVKGSPELVASLCDPATVPVDFALRLQSYTAAGYRVVALAGKPLPVTASLEAAQQLPRDAVEQELSLLGLLVMRNLLKPQTPGVIQALRKTHIRTVMVTGDNLQTAVTVAQGCGMVGPRERLVIVHAVPPEQGQRASLQLQPVESFAATNGAQGPDLAASCTMEPDPRSSHLALSGSSFSVLVKHFPKLLPKVLVQGTIFARMAPEQKTELVCELQKLQYCVGMCGDGANDCGALKAADVGISLSQAEASVVSPFTSSVASIECVPMVIREGRCSLDTSFSVFKYMALYSLTQFISVLILYTVNTNLGDLQFLAVDLVITATVAVLMSRTGPARVLGRARPPGSLLSGPVLGSLLLQVALVAGVQLGGYFMMVAQPWFVPLNRTVPAPDNLPNYENTVVFSLSSFQYLILAAAVSKGAPFRRPLYSNVPFLVALVLLGSVLVGLVLAPGPLQGPLTLKSITSTPFKLLLLGLVAFNVVAAFMLESLLDQYLPGCLRQLXPKRASKKRFKQLERELAEQPWPPPPGPVR, translated from the exons ATGAGCGCAG acagcagcccgcTCGTGGGCAGCACGCCCGCCGGCTATGGGACCCTGACGATCGAGACATCTACAGATCCCCTCAGCTCCTCAGTTTCATCCGTG AGGCTCAGCGGTTACTGTGGCAGTCCATGGAGAGCCATCGGCTATCACGCCGTGGTCTGGATGCTGGCGGGGCTCCCTTTGCTGCTGTTCCGGTGGAAGCCCCTGTGGGGGGTGCGGCTGCGGCTCCGGCCCTGCACCCTGGCCCACGCGGAAACACTCGTCATCGAAACAAGAGACAGAGAG GATAGCTCGTGGCAGCTCTGTACGGTCCAAGTGCAGACGGAGGCCATTGGCGCGGACGG CCTGCAGCCACCCCCACAGATGCGGGCAGAGGACGGCCGGAGCCGGGCGGCTGTGGGGGCAGAGCCGGAGGATGCCTGGAAGGACACCGCGCAGCTCCACAGGCCCGAAGAGCGG CGGAGGCTGCGCTACTATGTCTTCCGGGGCCAGCGCTACGTCTGGATGGAGACCCAGCAGGCCTTCCGCCAAGTCAG CCTGCTGGACCGCAGCCGCACCTGTGACGACCTCCGCCGTGCCAGCGCTGGCCTCGGCCTGCAGGACCACACTGTGAG GAAGGCCGTCTACGGCCCCAACGTGATCAGCGTCCCGGTCAAGTCCTATCCCCAACTGCTGGTGGACGAG gCACTGAACCCCTACTATGGGTTCCAGGCCTTCAGCATCGCGCTGTGGCTGGCCGACCACTACTACTGGTACGCCCTGTGCATCCTGCTCGTctctgcagtctccatctgcctGTCTGTCTACAGGACCAGAAAG CAAAGCCAGACCCTGAGGGACATGGTCCAGCTGTCTGTACGGGTGTGCGTCTGCAGGCCCGAGGGAG AGGAGTGGGTGGACTCCAGCGAGCTGGTGCCCGGAGACTGCCTGGTGCTGCCCCAGGAGGGCGGCCTGATGCCCTGTGACGCGGCCCTGGTGGCCGGCGAGTGCGTGGTCAACGAGAGCTCCCTGACAG GGGAGAGCATCCCAGTGCTGAAGACGGCCCTGCCCGAGGGCCCGGTGCCCTACCTCCCGGAGACCCACCGGCGGCACACACTTTTCTGCGGGACCCTCGTCTTGCAGGCCCGGGCCTTTGTGGGGCCCCACGTCCTGGCGGTGGTGACACAGACAG GGTTCTGCACGGCCAAGGGGGGCCTGGTGAGCTCCATCCTGCACCCCCGGCCGCTCAGCTTCAAGTTCTACAAGCACAGCATGAAGTTCGTGGCCGCCCTCTCTGTCGTGG CTCTGCTCGGCACCGTCTATAGCATCATTATCCTCCTCCACAACCAG GTGCCCCTGGGCGAGATCGTGATCCGGGCGCTGGACGTGGTGACGG GCGTGCCGCCCGCCCTGCCGGCCGCCATGACCATGTGCGCGCTCTACGCCCAGAGCCGGCTGGAGAGCCAGGGCATCTTCTGTGTCCACCCAGCGCGCATCAACCTGGCAGGCAAGCTCCGGCTGGTGTGTTTCGACAAG ACGGGTACCCTCACTGAGGACGGCTTAGACGTGATGGGGGTGGTGCCCCTGAAGGGGCAGGAGTTCCTGCCGCTGGTCTCGGAGCCCCGCCGCCTGCCCATGGGGCCCCTGCTCCGGGCACTGGCCACCTGCCACACCCTCAGCCGGCTGCAGGACACCCCAgtgggcgaccccatggacctcaagATGGTGGAGTCGACTGGCTGG gTCCTGGAGGAGGGGCCAGTTACAGACTCGACATTTGGGACCCAGGTTTTGGCAGTGATGAAACCCCCGCTCCAGGAGCCCCACCTGCAGGGCATG GAGCCCCCGGCGCCCGTCAGCATCCTCGGCCGCTTCCCCTTCCTGTCGGCGCTGCAGCGCATGAGCGTGGTGGTGGCCTGGCCAGGCGCCGCCCAGCCCGAGGCCTGCGTCAAGGGCTCTCCCGAGCTGGTGGCCAGCCTCTGCGACCCCGCGACAG TGCCCGTGGACTTCGCCCTGAGGCTGCAGAGCTACACGGCCGCGGGTTACCGCGTGGTGGCCCTTGCCGGCAAGCCGCTGCCCGTCACGGCCAGCCTGGAAGCCGCTCAGCAACTGCCCAG GGACGCTGTGGAGCAGGAGCTGAGTCTCCTGGGGCTGCTGGTCATGAGGAACCTACTGAAGCCTCAGACGCCGGGCGTCATCCAGGCTCTGCGCAAGACCCACATCCGCACCGTCATGGTGACAG GGGACAACCTGCAGACGGCGGTCACCGTGGCCCAGGGCTGTGGCATGGTGGGCCCCCGGGAACGCCTGGTTATCGTCCACGCCGTGCCCCCAGAGCAGGGCCAGCGTGCCTCCCTTCAGCTCCAGCCAGTGGAGTCCTTCGCAGCCACGAACGGGGCCCAG GGTCCTGACCTGGCTGCCAGCTGCACCATGGAGCCAGACCCCCGGTCCAGCCACCTGGCCCTCAGCGGGTCCAGCTTCAGTGTCCTTGTGAAGCACTTCCCCAAGCTGCTGCCCAAG GTGTTGGTCCAGGGCACCATCTTTGCCCGCATGGCGCCTGAGCAGAAGACAGAGCTGGTGTGTGAGCTGCAGAAGCTCCA GTACTGTGTGGGCATGTGTGGGGACGGCGCCAATGACTGCGGGGCCCTGAAGGCGGCGGATGTGGGCATCTCACTCTCCCAGGCCGAGGCCTCAGTGGTCTCCCCCTTCACCTCCAGCGTGGCCAGCATCGAGTGTGTGCCCATGGTCATCAG GGAAGGCCGTTGTTCCCTGGACACGTCGTTCAGCGTCTTCAAGTACATGGCCCTGTACAGCCTGACCCAGTTCATCTCTGTGCTGATCCTCTACACG GTCAACACCAACCTGGGCGACCTGCAGTTCCTGGCTGTGGACCTGGTCATCACCGCCACGGTGGCCGTGCTCATGAGCCGCACGGGGCCGGCACGGGTGCTGGGGCGGGCGCGGCCGCCCGGGTCCCTGCTGAGCGGGCCGGTGCTCGGCAGCCTGCTGCTGCAGGTGGCCCTGGTGGCCGGCGTGCAGCTGGGGGGCTACTTCATGATGGTGGCCCAGCCCTG GTTCGTGCCTCTGAACAGGACCGTGCCCGCACCGGACAACCTGCCCAACTACGAGAACACGGTGGTCTTCTCCCTGTCCAGCTTCCAGTACCTCATCCTGGCGGCCGCTGTGTCCAAGGGAGCGCCCTTCCGCCGGCCTCTGTACAGCAATG TGCCCTTCCTGGTGGCCCTGGTGCTCTTGGGCTCCGTTCTGGTGGGCCTCGTCCTGGCCCCCGGGCCCCTGCAGGGGCCACTGACGCTGAAGAGCATCACCAGCACCCCgttcaagctgctgctgctgggcttGGTTGCCTTCAACGTCGTGGCGGCCTTCATGCTGGAG AGCCTGCTGGACCAGTACCTCCCGGGTTGCCTGCGGCAGC CGCCCAAACGGGCCTCCAAGAAGCGCTTCAAGCAGCTGGAACGGGAGCTGGCGGAGCAGCCGTGGCCGCCGCCCCCCGGGCCCGTGAGGTAG